The DNA sequence CGCGGTGCGGATGGGCGGATTCGACAGCGAGATGTGCAGGCGCGCCGAGGGGCGCGGGGCGCGGGCGCGGATCTCCGCCTCGAGCTGGTCGAGCTTCTCGGCGCGGGTCATCGCCAGGGAACGCTGCTGGCGGTCGGCGGCACTCATCGAATCGGTCATCACGGCACTCATGGAATCCATCGCGGATGGGGTGGCGCGAAGCGCGCTCACCCTCAGTGAGCGCCCAAGGGAAAGCTATGGTTCCCCGAGCGAAAAGCCCCCACCCGTGTGGGTGGGCTGTCACTCGCCGAGCGAGTTGGGCCGTGGCGTCGTATCTTGGGGCGCGCGTTTCGCCACCCCCATCCGTCGCCGCTGATGTCCGAGATTCCCTCAGCCCTCGCCACCGCCCTTGCCGACCGCTACCGCTTCGAGCGCGAGCTCGGGCGCGGCGGCATGGCGACGGTGTACCTGGCGCAGGACCTGCGGCACGAGCGCCAGGTCGCGATCAAGGTGCTGCACGCGGAGCTCGGCGCGGTGCTGGGAGGCGAGCGGTTCCTGAGCGAGATCAAGACCACGGCGCGACTGCAGCATCCGCACATCCTGCCGTTGCTCGAGAGCGGCGAGGCGGGCGGCTTGCTGTTCTACGTCATGCCCTTGGTGACCGGTGAGACGCTGCGGGCGCGCCTCGAGCGCGAGCGACAGCTCCCCATCGCCGACGCGCTGGGCATCGCGACGGAAGTGGCCGACGCCCTCGCGCACGCGCATGCGAAGGGCATCATCCACCGCGACATCAAGCCGGAGAACATCCTGCTACAGGATGGGCACGCGTTGGTGGCGGACTTCGGCATCGCCTTGGCGGTGCAGAGCGCGGGCGGCGCGCGCATGACGCAGACCGGGCTCTCGCTCGGCACGCCGCAGTACATGAGCCCCGAGCAGGCGATGGGCGAGCGCAGCATCGATGCGCGCTCGGACATCTACGCGCTGGCGGCGGTGACGTACGAGATGCTGGCGGGCGAAGCGCCGTTCACAGGGCCGAGCGTGCAGGCGATCGTGGCGCGGGTGCTGAGCGAGGAGCCGCGGCCGTTGAGCGCGCAGCGGAAGGCGGTGCCGCCGGCGGCAGAGGAGGCCGTGTTCCGCGCATTGGAAAAGCTGCCGGCGGATCGCTTTGCCAGCGCGAAGGAGTTCGCGGCGGCGCTGAACGCGTCGGAGGCGACCGGCCAGCGCACGGGCACGCGCGCGGTGCCGCAGCGACGCGACTGGCGCGTGGCGGCCTTGGGTGTGGCGTTGGTGGCAGCGGCGGGCATGGCCGTGGCGGGCTGGATGCGTCCGCGCGCCGAGTCCTCGACGCTGCTGCGGTATCGCCTCAGCGCGGACTCCGTCGTGGAAGTGCGCGACTGGACCGGGAGCATCGCCATCTCCCCGGACGGCAAGACGATCGTGCGGGCGAGCGGGCCCGGAGGCCCGCTGCTGCGCCGCGATCGCGACGCCTTGGAGTTTGCGCCGATTGCCGGGACCGTCGGCGCCCAGGCGCCGTGCTTCTCGCCGGATGGCAAGCAGCTGGCCTTCTTCAGCAACGGGCGGCTGGTGTCGACGGCGCTCGACGGCGGCGTGGTGCATGTGGTGCTGCCCGACGTTCCGTCGCCGGTGGCCTGTGCGTGGAGCGACGACGGGTATCTCTACCTCGAGGAAGGTGTGCAGTCGACGTTGGTGCGCGTGGCGGCGAGCGGAGCCGCGGATGTCGAGCCGGTGACGCTGCCCGATACCGCGCGCGAGCTCACGCATTCGTTGCCCGAGGCACTGCCGGGCGGTCGCGGCCTGCTCTTCCAAGTGCAGCTCCGCGACGGTCAGGTCTCCGTGGCGTTCACGGAGGGACCGGGCAAGCCGCACCGGACGCTGCTCGCCGCGGTGCGCGCGCGATACCTCTCGAGCGGACACCTCGTGTACACGTCGGCGGACGGCCGCGTGTGGATCGTGCCGTTCGATCTCGATGCCGGCGCGCTGCGCGGCGAACCGGTGGCGATCGGCGACGGTGTGCCGATGACGATGCTTGGTCCGACGGACTTCGCGGCGTCGCGCACGGGGACGGTGGTGTATGCCGAGGATCCCGCGGGTGCGCGTCGCGAGCTGATCTGGGTGACGCGACGGGGTGAGCGATCGGCCGTCGACTCCACGTGGCGCGGCGCGCTCGTCGGGCCCCGGCTCTCGCCCGACGGCCGCATGGTCGCCGTGACGCGCCAGGACGGCGATGACTCGCAGGTCTGGATCGTGCCGCTCGGCGCTGCGACGCCGCGGCGGCATACGCTGGGCACCGCGCGTTATGAAGAGCCGTCGTGGTCGCCGGATGGCCGCAGCGTCAGCTACCTCGCCAACGAGGGGTCGGTGGCCGGCGTGTGGCGGCGCGCGCTCGAGGGCGGTGCCGCGCCGGAGTCGCTGTTGGTGATGGAGCGATCGATCTCCGAGCAGTCGTGGTCGCCGGACGGTCGAACACTGGTGGTGCGCACGACGACGCCGACGCCCGGGGCTGGGGACGTGCTGCGGCTGCGTCCGGGCGTGGACCGCGCGGCGGTGCCGATCGTGGCGGGTCCGCGGTCGGAGTACACGCCGAGTGTGTCGCCGGACGGCCGCTGGCTCACCTATGCGTCGAACGAGAGCGGACGGCTGGAGGTGTACGTCGTGCCATTCCCGGATCCCGACGGGCGCAAATGGCAGGTGAGTTCGGCCGGAGGGATTGCACCGACGTGGTCACGGCGCGGCAACGAGCTCTTCTTCCTCGACCTGCGCGGCAACATGGTCGCGACGCAGGTGACGACGGGCGCCGCGTTCAGCGTCGGCGAGTCGACGGTGCTCTTCGCTGCGGGTGACCTGGCGACACGTGCGGTGTCGCGCCGGAACTATGACGTGAAGGCGGACGGGCAGCGATTCGTGATGGTGCGACGCGCGGGCGGCGTGATGCGGGCGCAGATGGTGGTGGTGGAGCAGGCCGCCGCCGCGATTGAGGGCCGCTAGCGATGCCTGCGGCGCAATCTCGCGCTCGACGCATCGGCGCGGTCGCCGGCGTCACGCTGGCGATTCTCCTGCTCCTTGTCATTCCGGCCGCCGGGCCCAGTGTTCCGCCGATGCCGCCCGAGGGCAGTCCGTTCGTGTGGGGGAGCGATTCGCTCTGGGCGGCGCTCGAAGCGCAATTCGCGGCGGAGCGCGCCAGCGGCTGTGCCGATTCCGCGTCGACGGCTGCGGAGATGCGCCGTTTCGAGACGGACGTGCAGGTGCTGCGGCGCGCCGATGCCGCGACGCTCGACTCGCTGGGCCTGCGCTTCTTCGCGCTGGCGCCGCGTGTGGCGAGCTGTGCGGAACTGGTGCCGCGCTTCGTGCAGCTGCAGGCGACGTGGCGCAGCACGGCGAAACGGGTCTCCGTCGACTGGGATCCACGCGAGCGCACGACGCGGGATGCCTTGTACCGCGCGCTCTACGGCGGTCGCGCCGCCGTCGAGGAAGTGATCCTACAGCAGCCGCGCATGGTGCCGGCGCTCGTGCAGGACGCAGAGGTGGCATCCGCAACGCCGAGCGCGGTGGTGCAAGGTGTCCTGTTGCACTCCGGCGACATCCTGGTCTCGCGCGGCGGCTATCCGACTTCGGCGCTCATCGCACGGGGCAACGACTACGCGGGCAACTTCTCGCACATCGCGCTGGTGCACATCGACCCGGCGACACGCGCGGTGTCGGTGATCGAGGCGCACATCGAACTCGGCGTGGCCGTCACCACGGCCGAGGGATATCTCGCCGACAAGAAGCTGCGCGTGATGCTCCTGCGTCCGCGGCCCGATCTACCTGCGCTCATCGCCGATCCGCAGCTGCCCCACAAGGCGGCGCAGGCGATGCTGGACCGCGCGCAGCGCGAGCACATTCCCTACGACTTCGCCATGGACTACCAGGATCCGGCGAAGTTGTTCTGCTCCGAAGTGGCGTCGCAGGGATATCGCTCGCAGGGGCTCACGCTCTGGATGGGCACGTCGACCATCTCACGCCCGGGACTGCGGCAGTGGCTGGCCTCATTCGGCGTGGAGCACTTCGAGACCCAAGAGCCGAGCGACCTCGAGTACGATCCACAACTCGCCGTCGTGGCGGAGTGGCGTGACCCGACGACGCTCTTCGAGGATCACGTGGACAACGCCGTCGTCGACGCGATGCTCGAAGGCGCCGACCGCGGTGACCGGCTGGGGTATGCTTGGCACGAGCTTCCGGTTGCGCGCGTGCTGAAGGGCTGGAGCTGGCTGCGGGAACGCACGGGCGGTGTGGGCCCGATTCCCGAAGGCATGGCAGCGGCTGCGGCGCTGCGCAACCGCGGCTACAACGCGCG is a window from the Pseudogemmatithrix spongiicola genome containing:
- a CDS encoding protein kinase domain-containing protein — protein: MSEIPSALATALADRYRFERELGRGGMATVYLAQDLRHERQVAIKVLHAELGAVLGGERFLSEIKTTARLQHPHILPLLESGEAGGLLFYVMPLVTGETLRARLERERQLPIADALGIATEVADALAHAHAKGIIHRDIKPENILLQDGHALVADFGIALAVQSAGGARMTQTGLSLGTPQYMSPEQAMGERSIDARSDIYALAAVTYEMLAGEAPFTGPSVQAIVARVLSEEPRPLSAQRKAVPPAAEEAVFRALEKLPADRFASAKEFAAALNASEATGQRTGTRAVPQRRDWRVAALGVALVAAAGMAVAGWMRPRAESSTLLRYRLSADSVVEVRDWTGSIAISPDGKTIVRASGPGGPLLRRDRDALEFAPIAGTVGAQAPCFSPDGKQLAFFSNGRLVSTALDGGVVHVVLPDVPSPVACAWSDDGYLYLEEGVQSTLVRVAASGAADVEPVTLPDTARELTHSLPEALPGGRGLLFQVQLRDGQVSVAFTEGPGKPHRTLLAAVRARYLSSGHLVYTSADGRVWIVPFDLDAGALRGEPVAIGDGVPMTMLGPTDFAASRTGTVVYAEDPAGARRELIWVTRRGERSAVDSTWRGALVGPRLSPDGRMVAVTRQDGDDSQVWIVPLGAATPRRHTLGTARYEEPSWSPDGRSVSYLANEGSVAGVWRRALEGGAAPESLLVMERSISEQSWSPDGRTLVVRTTTPTPGAGDVLRLRPGVDRAAVPIVAGPRSEYTPSVSPDGRWLTYASNESGRLEVYVVPFPDPDGRKWQVSSAGGIAPTWSRRGNELFFLDLRGNMVATQVTTGAAFSVGESTVLFAAGDLATRAVSRRNYDVKADGQRFVMVRRAGGVMRAQMVVVEQAAAAIEGR
- a CDS encoding YiiX/YebB-like N1pC/P60 family cysteine hydrolase, whose translation is MPAAQSRARRIGAVAGVTLAILLLLVIPAAGPSVPPMPPEGSPFVWGSDSLWAALEAQFAAERASGCADSASTAAEMRRFETDVQVLRRADAATLDSLGLRFFALAPRVASCAELVPRFVQLQATWRSTAKRVSVDWDPRERTTRDALYRALYGGRAAVEEVILQQPRMVPALVQDAEVASATPSAVVQGVLLHSGDILVSRGGYPTSALIARGNDYAGNFSHIALVHIDPATRAVSVIEAHIELGVAVTTAEGYLADKKLRVMLLRPRPDLPALIADPQLPHKAAQAMLDRAQREHIPYDFAMDYQDPAKLFCSEVASQGYRSQGLTLWMGTSTISRPGLRQWLASFGVEHFETQEPSDLEYDPQLAVVAEWRDPTTLFEDHVDNAVVDAMLEGADRGDRLGYAWHELPVARVLKGWSWLRERTGGVGPIPEGMAAAAALRNRGYNARHDALSAEVLRRAEAWRAAQGYPPPYWALVALAREAVAASR